The DNA segment AAGTTCAGAGAGGGGTCCGCTTGCACACTTACCACAATCCTGACCGCTTCATGTCGGACCTCCGACAGATCCTGTCCCAAGGTCGGAAGCGCATTGGCCTGCTGGTCGGTGCTGGAGCACCAATGTCGCTCCGAATAAATGACACAGGAACGCTGGTATCAGAAGGCGGACACTCATTGATGCCGGGTGTGGAGGCACTGACCAGCCAGGCGATTGAAGCGTTGGCCGGACAGCAGAAGGCTGCCGCGGAGGCGATTCGTGCAGAACTTGGTGCTACCGCAAACATTGAATCGATACTCACTCGCATTCGACTCTTGCAGCAGGCGCTCGGGCCCGCTCAGGTTCATGGACTTGACTCCGAAGGATACAAGGCCCTCGGTGCAGAGGTGTGCAAGAAGATTGGCGAGGTGGTGGGTGTCCCCCTGCCCAAGGAACGGAACGCATACACGGAGCTAGTGTCCTGGGTCAGCGGAACGCTTCGGGCGCATGCCGTCGAAATCTTCACGACCAATTACGACTTATTGTTCGAAGAGGCTTTCGAGCGATCCCGTGCCTCGTATTTCGATGGCTTCACTGGAGGACATCTGCCCTTCTTTGATCCCGTTAGCGTCGCCAGCGACGATCTACCACCAAGGTGGTCTCGCCTGTGGAAGCTGCACGGCTCCTTAGGCTGGGCTCTAGAAGGCGACTCCGTTGTTCGCGGCCGCGGGCGGGCTGCATCCCAACTCGTCTATCCCGACCATCTGAAGTATGAGCTGACCCAGAAGCAACCATACTCGGCCCTGTTCGAGCGGCTGCGCCAGTTTCTTCTGACCCCGGACAGCATCTTGCTCACCTCTGGCTTCTCGTTCCGTGACGCACACATCTGCGCCGTGTTGGACGAAGCACTTGCCATGAATGCAAACGCCTCGGTGATGGCCTTTCAGTATATGCATCTGGCGTCTGAAGAGCCAGCCTGCAAATTGGCATACGAACGTCCCAATCTGTCGGTTTATGCGTCCGACGGGGCAGTGATCGGAGGTGTCAAAGGAACATGGCGACCCGGAGACCCCCCAAAGAACTGGGAAGATATCCGTGCGACCTTCTGGGGTGCACGATGGCAAGGGGGGCCGAGCGAGTTCCTGCTGGGAGACTTTGCGCTGCTCACTCGCTTCTGCGCTCTTGCACAAGCAACCGACTTGAGTGCACGAGCCATGACACCCGATGCCGCCGTCGCAGCACTGGGAGGTGGCGCACCCGCTGCCGTCGCAGTTGCTCTAGCGACTGCGGGGGAGACTAACTTGTGAGCGCCAAAGATCCTACCTTCCTTGGCTTGGTGACTTCAGTTTCGGGTCCCACCGTAACTGTGTCCCTGGCCGAGTCCCTAGCTTCAGGCATCGCGATGATCGAAGGGCACATGTACCGCGTTGCTCAGGTTGGGGGCTTCGTGCGTATACCTCAGGGTTACCAAGACCTATTCGGAATCGTGAGCGAGGTCGGTGCATCGGCAGACTCCAAAGCAGGGAGCGGTGGACGCTGGATGACCGTGGAACTCGCAGGAGAAGCCCTCGGTCAGCGCTTTGAGCGCGGCCTTAGCCAACTGCCATCCATCAACGACGCAGTGCACATCGTTAGTGAAGGAGACCTCAAGCGCATCTATGGGAGCGAAGGCCTGGACCAGATCGCGATCGGCACTCTATCCAGTTCCGAGAGTATCACCGTCAAACTCTCTCTGGACGCACTGGTCACTCGGCACTCCGCTGTCTTGGGATCAACAGGCTCAGGCAAGTCGACAACCGTCGCCAGTCTGTTGCGGTCAATTGTTCGACCAAATCAAGAAAGCGGTGCACCAGCGTCTCGGATACTTCTTCTCGATTTGCACGGGGAATACACTCATGCCCTGGCGGACTTTGCCCGTGTGTACAGCGCTACGCCACAACCCGGTGAACGCCCGCTGTTCGTACCCTACTGGGCGCTTCAAGCGAAAGACCTCCTCGACTTCGTTGCAGGAGGCCTGACTGAGAACCAAGAGATTGCATTCTCCGACAAGATCCAGGAAATGAAGACTTCGGTGCTGGCGGCGGCCAACTTCGCAGGATTGGATCCACAGTCGCTCACAGTCGATAGCC comes from the Paracidovorax avenae ATCC 19860 genome and includes:
- a CDS encoding SIR2 family NAD-dependent protein deacylase; protein product: MHTYHNPDRFMSDLRQILSQGRKRIGLLVGAGAPMSLRINDTGTLVSEGGHSLMPGVEALTSQAIEALAGQQKAAAEAIRAELGATANIESILTRIRLLQQALGPAQVHGLDSEGYKALGAEVCKKIGEVVGVPLPKERNAYTELVSWVSGTLRAHAVEIFTTNYDLLFEEAFERSRASYFDGFTGGHLPFFDPVSVASDDLPPRWSRLWKLHGSLGWALEGDSVVRGRGRAASQLVYPDHLKYELTQKQPYSALFERLRQFLLTPDSILLTSGFSFRDAHICAVLDEALAMNANASVMAFQYMHLASEEPACKLAYERPNLSVYASDGAVIGGVKGTWRPGDPPKNWEDIRATFWGARWQGGPSEFLLGDFALLTRFCALAQATDLSARAMTPDAAVAALGGGAPAAVAVALATAGETNL